The following are encoded in a window of Methanobrevibacter ruminantium M1 genomic DNA:
- a CDS encoding coenzyme F420-0:L-glutamate ligase codes for MTDNPNYKEAETEQGQVYKYVEIRGYQVIPIETHYIKPNESIDFMIDDISKLCKSGDYLVIAETPISVSQGRLVDEADYTPSLKAKFLATYWSKYFWGYVLGPILGIKERTIKNLRKLPEESKRHKEVVLQLYGWKHALKPASEAGIDLSNAPGTCVSLLPENPEKVAKEISESLMEKTNQDVTTLIIDTDATYRRKNKYFTGLPIAIDGIEADKGVFGYALGQLSENMGSTPLGCSREISVEEGIKIANIAEDYQKSLSTAMETIYSAKDVLNSDTPEVTVESLDSIIHTPAVLVRKIE; via the coding sequence ATGACAGACAATCCAAACTATAAAGAAGCAGAAACTGAGCAAGGACAAGTTTACAAATATGTTGAGATTAGAGGATATCAAGTTATCCCTATTGAAACACATTATATAAAGCCTAATGAAAGCATAGACTTTATGATTGATGACATCTCAAAATTATGCAAGTCCGGCGACTATTTAGTAATAGCCGAAACTCCAATATCAGTCTCTCAAGGAAGATTGGTTGATGAAGCAGACTATACTCCATCCCTTAAGGCAAAATTCCTAGCCACATATTGGAGCAAATACTTTTGGGGATATGTCCTTGGACCTATTCTAGGAATAAAGGAGAGAACAATTAAAAACCTTAGAAAACTTCCAGAAGAGTCTAAAAGACATAAGGAAGTTGTTCTCCAATTATATGGTTGGAAACATGCATTAAAGCCAGCTTCAGAAGCGGGAATTGACTTAAGCAATGCTCCGGGAACTTGCGTATCCCTTCTTCCCGAAAATCCAGAAAAGGTTGCAAAGGAAATCAGCGAAAGCCTTATGGAAAAAACAAATCAAGATGTCACCACATTAATTATTGACACAGATGCAACCTATAGAAGAAAGAACAAATACTTTACAGGACTTCCTATTGCAATAGATGGAATTGAAGCAGATAAGGGAGTTTTTGGATACGCGTTAGGACAATTGTCTGAAAATATGGGATCCACCCCACTTGGATGCTCAAGGGAAATCTCTGTTGAAGAGGGAATAAAAATAGCCAATATTGCTGAAGACTATCAGAAATCATTATCTACAGCAATGGAGACAATCTATAGCGCAAAGGACGTTTTAAATTCAGACACTCCTGAAGTTACTGTAGAATCCTTGGATTCAATTATTCATACACCTGCTGTTTTAGTTAGAAAAATAGAATAA
- a CDS encoding tryptophan-binding regulator TrpY yields MWESLNSKFSKYPARMTVAQKMFELGLRIGEDNKIYCGNLKISDSALAAAANVDRRVIKSTVNVIVQDEDLFEVFSNIVPAGTLLKNIAKNLGLGVVEIEAGEESEGILAAVATTMSEHDIDIRQAYAGDTKFEGNPVLTIITENPIPGELLNEFIKINGVLKVSVL; encoded by the coding sequence ATGTGGGAAAGTTTAAATTCAAAATTTAGCAAATATCCTGCAAGAATGACTGTGGCTCAAAAGATGTTTGAGCTAGGTTTAAGAATCGGTGAAGACAATAAGATTTATTGCGGAAATCTTAAGATCAGTGATTCTGCTTTAGCTGCAGCTGCAAATGTGGATCGTAGAGTTATTAAATCTACAGTTAATGTAATTGTTCAAGATGAAGATTTATTTGAGGTCTTTTCAAACATTGTCCCTGCAGGAACATTGCTTAAAAACATTGCAAAAAATTTAGGATTAGGTGTAGTTGAAATAGAAGCTGGAGAAGAAAGCGAAGGTATTTTGGCTGCTGTAGCTACAACAATGAGCGAACATGATATAGACATTCGTCAAGCTTATGCTGGAGACACTAAATTTGAAGGAAATCCTGTTTTGACTATTATTACTGAAAATCCAATTCCAGGTGAACTTTTAAATGAATTTATTAAGATAAATGGAGTTTTAAAGGTTTCAGTTTTATAA
- the tfe gene encoding transcription factor E — MLSDPIIQKNFPGTFEFEEAMVIIDCLKEWPKSRLCDDKAIARKAAKTIDIDIKTVRDVLALLEVNNCAYNIKINELCIKLIKHYRSGKLTHKKIAKKLKIDDNIVDQFIEENESLLEETKKTYSQETLMALNDSFNDFIKGRKPLKINKDEEEDNPDEDSKDEKATDEEFKSGEVEIKEEVEETKEEEEVEEEKPAKKRTVNQKFWYLTFDEVIDCLKNGYATDEEISEKIGCKLNIVRKILYSLYDMHLASYKRDKDKETQWYTYDWKFNESEYKKLELNIASAELKKLNEDLEYEANNMFFICPVGHYRLDFEDASTVEFICPECGAELEFDDNSEVVEALKDQIAYIEEMISE; from the coding sequence ATGCTAAGCGATCCTATTATTCAAAAGAATTTTCCGGGAACATTTGAATTCGAAGAGGCCATGGTTATTATTGATTGTCTAAAGGAATGGCCTAAAAGCAGATTATGTGATGATAAAGCTATTGCAAGGAAAGCCGCTAAGACAATTGACATAGACATTAAGACAGTTAGGGATGTTCTTGCTTTACTTGAAGTAAATAACTGTGCTTATAATATAAAGATTAATGAGCTATGCATTAAATTAATTAAGCATTATCGTTCTGGAAAACTTACTCATAAGAAGATTGCTAAAAAACTTAAGATAGATGATAATATTGTTGATCAGTTCATTGAAGAAAATGAATCTCTTTTAGAAGAAACTAAAAAGACTTATTCTCAAGAAACTTTAATGGCTTTAAATGATAGTTTCAATGACTTTATTAAAGGAAGGAAACCTCTTAAAATAAATAAGGATGAAGAGGAAGATAATCCAGATGAAGATTCTAAAGATGAAAAGGCTACAGATGAAGAGTTCAAATCTGGAGAAGTAGAAATTAAAGAGGAAGTTGAAGAAACCAAAGAAGAAGAGGAAGTAGAGGAAGAAAAACCTGCTAAAAAGAGAACTGTTAATCAAAAGTTCTGGTATCTTACCTTTGATGAAGTAATCGATTGCCTTAAGAACGGATATGCTACAGATGAAGAAATATCTGAAAAAATCGGTTGCAAGTTAAATATCGTAAGAAAAATCCTTTACAGCTTATATGACATGCATTTAGCAAGCTATAAGAGGGATAAGGATAAGGAAACCCAATGGTATACTTACGATTGGAAATTCAATGAAAGCGAATATAAAAAATTAGAATTGAATATTGCAAGTGCCGAACTTAAGAAGCTAAATGAAGATTTAGAATATGAAGCGAACAATATGTTCTTCATTTGTCCTGTGGGACACTACCGTCTTGACTTTGAGGACGCTTCCACTGTCGAATTTATTTGTCCTGAATGTGGGGCAGAATTAGAATTTGATGACAATTCTGAAGTTGTTGAAGCTTTGAAGGACCAGATTGCATATATTGAAGAAATGATTTCTGAATAG
- the ftsZ gene encoding cell division protein FtsZ: MKFIDDAIKESEESIEKTASPKKSDDELDKELLDIISRSRAKIIVVGAGGAGNNTISRLTEIGIEGAETITVNTDAQDLFYSQADKKLLLGRQTCGGLGAGGEPAIGEESAEESEEDIRAELEGADMVFVTCGLGGGTGTGSAPVIAKVAKKAGALTVAVATMPFSAEGVKRRENAEIGLEKLQENADTVIVIPNDKLLEVAPNLPLNKAFMASDEILGRAVKGITELITKPGLISLDFADISSIMKGSGMAMIGMGESESGDRAIESVHEALSSPLLDIDISNAKGALINISGSSDLTLQEAEKIVQIVADRLDPEANIIWGAQIDEELQNMIRTTIVVSGVKSQYNSSSSGSDDGEFTDIDDFTDADILGEDTAPNDPLDEFLDGIF; this comes from the coding sequence GTGAAATTTATAGATGATGCAATCAAAGAATCTGAGGAAAGTATTGAAAAAACTGCTTCTCCTAAAAAATCAGATGATGAATTAGATAAAGAATTACTCGACATTATCAGTCGCAGTCGAGCTAAAATTATTGTAGTCGGTGCTGGTGGAGCCGGAAATAACACTATTTCAAGATTGACTGAAATAGGTATTGAAGGCGCTGAAACAATTACTGTAAACACCGATGCACAAGACTTGTTCTACAGTCAAGCTGATAAAAAATTACTTTTAGGAAGACAAACCTGTGGCGGTCTCGGTGCTGGTGGAGAACCTGCCATCGGTGAGGAATCTGCTGAAGAAAGTGAAGAAGACATTAGAGCAGAATTGGAAGGGGCTGACATGGTATTTGTTACCTGCGGTCTCGGTGGAGGAACCGGTACTGGATCTGCTCCTGTAATTGCTAAAGTGGCTAAGAAAGCTGGAGCTTTAACTGTAGCTGTTGCTACCATGCCATTCTCTGCTGAAGGTGTAAAAAGAAGAGAAAATGCAGAAATCGGTTTAGAAAAACTCCAAGAAAATGCAGATACTGTAATTGTCATTCCTAATGATAAATTATTAGAAGTTGCTCCAAACCTTCCTTTAAACAAAGCATTTATGGCTTCCGATGAAATCTTAGGAAGAGCTGTTAAAGGAATTACCGAACTCATTACCAAACCAGGACTCATCAGTCTGGACTTTGCTGATATCAGTTCCATCATGAAAGGCTCTGGTATGGCTATGATAGGTATGGGAGAATCTGAATCCGGTGACAGAGCAATCGAATCTGTACATGAAGCTTTAAGCAGTCCTTTATTAGACATTGACATTTCCAATGCTAAAGGAGCTCTTATTAACATTTCAGGAAGCTCTGACTTGACCTTGCAAGAAGCTGAAAAAATCGTTCAGATTGTTGCTGACAGATTAGATCCTGAAGCTAATATTATTTGGGGAGCTCAAATCGATGAAGAATTGCAGAACATGATACGCACAACCATTGTTGTATCTGGAGTAAAATCACAATATAATTCCTCTTCAAGCGGAAGTGATGATGGAGAATTTACTGATATTGATGATTTTACTGATGCTGACATTCTTGGTGAAGACACAGCTCCAAATGATCCATTAGATGAATTCCTAGACGGAATCTTCTAG
- a CDS encoding DUF5591 domain-containing protein, which yields MKVICTVDESLYRPEVVRWRERMAMMEPLGEVVVALPCSMKKPYSNSQSHQKFKRATKGYQEVIVTSPFGICPREMENTFPIQSYDVTVSGDWSFDEVRISGELLRDYVGDKPVIANVHGGYEEVCREYLDNCVYVCQDGRPTSPDSIYHLREELKKYSKVKHRDKVLNELRSIAKYQFGPEAYKIISDDVVAKGRYHRTIYSEGKQLALLNRDIGLYTLNLEGGRRLAELDIHVVEIDFDLKTNSVFAPGISNADLSIVPKDEVVVVRDGEVVGVGKAVLTGKEMIESTSGIGVKIRHRKK from the coding sequence ATGAAAGTTATTTGTACAGTTGACGAGTCCTTATACAGGCCAGAAGTAGTTCGTTGGAGAGAAAGAATGGCTATGATGGAGCCATTAGGTGAAGTGGTTGTAGCGCTTCCTTGCAGTATGAAAAAGCCATATTCCAATTCACAGTCTCATCAGAAATTTAAAAGAGCTACCAAAGGCTATCAGGAAGTTATAGTTACCTCTCCATTTGGTATTTGTCCTCGTGAAATGGAAAACACTTTCCCAATTCAGTCTTATGATGTGACAGTCTCTGGAGATTGGAGCTTTGATGAGGTGAGAATCTCTGGTGAGTTGTTACGTGATTATGTAGGAGATAAGCCTGTCATTGCCAATGTTCATGGAGGCTATGAAGAGGTTTGCCGTGAATACCTTGACAATTGTGTTTATGTCTGTCAGGATGGACGTCCTACCTCTCCTGATTCAATCTATCATTTAAGGGAAGAGCTTAAAAAGTATTCTAAGGTCAAACATAGGGATAAGGTTTTAAATGAACTTAGATCCATTGCAAAATATCAGTTTGGTCCTGAAGCATATAAGATAATTAGCGATGATGTTGTTGCTAAGGGAAGGTATCATAGGACTATCTATAGCGAGGGAAAGCAATTGGCTCTTTTAAATAGGGATATTGGATTGTATACTCTCAATTTGGAAGGTGGAAGAAGACTTGCAGAGCTTGACATTCATGTTGTTGAGATTGATTTTGACTTAAAGACTAATTCTGTATTTGCGCCAGGAATTTCCAATGCTGATTTGAGCATCGTTCCAAAGGACGAGGTTGTTGTTGTAAGGGACGGTGAAGTGGTAGGTGTTGGAAAGGCTGTCTTAACTGGAAAAGAGATGATTGAGTCTACTAGTGGAATCGGTGTAAAGATAAGGCATAGGAAAAAATAA
- a CDS encoding iron-sulfur cluster assembly protein — MSEELALAVKDAVSVVNDPHMGVSIVDMGIVQSIAIEGSTAELVIKPTNPGCMSVTRIAAQAKAEALKVEGIDKVKIIIEGHVMADSLNEMLNRD; from the coding sequence ATGTCTGAAGAATTAGCACTTGCTGTTAAAGATGCAGTTTCTGTAGTAAACGACCCTCACATGGGTGTAAGTATTGTAGATATGGGTATTGTACAATCTATTGCAATTGAAGGTTCAACTGCTGAATTGGTAATCAAACCTACCAATCCTGGTTGTATGAGTGTTACTCGTATTGCAGCTCAAGCTAAAGCTGAAGCTTTAAAAGTTGAAGGTATCGATAAGGTAAAAATTATTATTGAAGGTCATGTAATGGCTGATTCTCTTAATGAGATGCTCAATAGAGATTAA
- a CDS encoding protein translocase SEC61 complex subunit gamma, with translation MNYQEELSDFWKQCKRVLKVAKKPDREEFFDFSKVTAIGIAIIGVIGFVIVLFGQLLGL, from the coding sequence ATGAATTATCAAGAAGAATTAAGTGATTTTTGGAAACAATGTAAAAGAGTTTTAAAAGTAGCTAAAAAACCAGACCGTGAAGAATTTTTTGATTTTTCTAAAGTTACAGCTATTGGTATAGCTATTATTGGTGTAATTGGTTTTGTAATTGTTCTATTCGGCCAATTATTAGGATTATAA
- a CDS encoding pyruvate kinase alpha/beta domain-containing protein, which translates to MEKSITYFENPGAENTDAVIELVRERLEGSNIKYVAVASSTGASALKLNEALKDLDVTIVNCSHHVGFREPNKAQISAETKTELEEKGIVTFIGSHALSGVGKSISKKFGGVTPVEIIAAVYRTFSQGIKVCAEISIMLADAGLVPVGEEIIAIGGTGSGLDTAAVLTPANMTNVFDMKFHEIIAMPRP; encoded by the coding sequence ATGGAAAAATCAATAACTTATTTTGAAAATCCCGGTGCTGAGAATACTGATGCAGTTATCGAACTTGTTCGTGAAAGATTAGAAGGTTCTAACATCAAATATGTTGCTGTTGCATCTTCTACAGGTGCAAGTGCCTTAAAGTTAAATGAAGCTTTAAAGGATCTTGATGTGACAATAGTAAATTGCTCCCATCATGTTGGATTCAGGGAACCTAATAAGGCACAAATAAGTGCTGAAACTAAGACTGAACTTGAAGAGAAGGGAATAGTCACATTCATTGGTTCACATGCCTTAAGCGGTGTTGGCAAAAGCATTTCCAAGAAGTTTGGTGGAGTCACTCCAGTTGAGATCATTGCTGCAGTCTATAGAACTTTCTCTCAAGGAATAAAGGTATGTGCTGAAATTTCTATCATGCTTGCAGATGCCGGATTGGTTCCTGTAGGTGAAGAGATAATCGCTATTGGTGGAACAGGCTCTGGTTTGGACACTGCTGCTGTATTGACTCCTGCAAACATGACAAATGTCTTTGATATGAAGTTTCATGAGATTATAGCAATGCCAAGACCTTAA